The sequence AGAGAGTCAgtgttaccttatttgacaGACGTCTGTGGATTTACTTGTTAtttctgacactttaataaacaaaaatgtgtattatgCTTGAGTAAATAAAACCCATATAGCAAAActggttaaaaaataataattttctttctcaattgttatCATTTTAGTGCTGGTTATTTTCCTTTGGGGCAGGCTAAAACCTCTTTGTGGGGAGTTAAAAAATACCTCTATGCAGGACAAACCCTGCATATAAACAAGGACCACAAGGCTAAAAAAGATaaacatacaatacaaataaCTGTTGCTTTAACTATTTATTACGTTATCAGGGTTCTTAGATAAGTACAGTATATTGGATAATTAAATTGGTATTTGATCCAAACCTCTTTTTAACAAAATTATTCTTTCTCCTCAATATGcagttttatgtgtttttagttaTATTTGGAGCcacatattaaattaaatttcctTTCCTTATCTCTGTGGCTTTCTTTGAGCTTTAATTTTAGTTCACTCTAACTATAGTGTGCTTTTAAAGAAATAACTATCTCTTATATCCTGTCAACCTTTCTTGTCTACTGATCTCAAAAATCACAAGAGGGCAGTAAACCACATAATGTTGAACCAATGGAGTGCATGTGCCTTCTGTTAATTTTTTGGTATGAATGAGTTTAGTGTGTACTGATGGCGCCCTCTTCTGTATGTGCACTGTGAATACACTCAGCAATATGTGATGATTGAATGTGTACTGTGCAATGTACAATGCTTGAATGGCAGGACAAAACATTCTTCAATGTGCTGCTCAAAATCAGAAAAGAGTCTTCAGTTTACCTCCttaatttcctttatttttcatACAGACAGTATTATCATCCTACTTAGGCCATGCACTATCATCACAAAATTCAGGTTGTAAGAAGTATTCTCAtttcttgtttatttcaaaTGCCTCAGTGACAactaattttacattttaagttaGATAACCTCTCAAGAAGatcacattaaaacaaaaagaagtagTATACACACATGTTAACACGGTCACGGCAAACTTTGATGAGACACTGGATTCACAGGTTGGCCTGTTAACATATTGCTTCCAATTAAACATGTAAACTGTATATCAGCTGTCAAAACCAGTAGTTGTGTGTAGTTTCACTGTTAGCTTACAGTATTCTTTATCAGTTTAGACAGAGAATTACCTCATTGTTGTTAACACTGGTGACTTTTTTGTAAAGATGAGTATTAGGTGCAActcctgaagaagaaaaaatgaaccATTTTGAAATAATAAGTATGATAATGAAAATGGGGACGTCATTATTTTGCATTATCTTGTACAATATTTAGTCAAAAGTCAATTAGCCATACGGTATTGCCTAAAAGGGAGGGATTTTATTCCTACAAAAGTGCACTACTTTTTCTCGAATTTCTTTTGTCTTCAGTCCATAGATGATTGGATTCAATGTTGGGGGGAAAATTAAAGTTGCCATCCCAATGAAACTCCTTAGTTGTGGTGAAATGTTATTTATTCTGTATGATATGATGGTAAAAAGACCCAGACACTCcaacaggagaaaaacaaatagatgtGTAGCACATGTCTGCAGAGCTTTGGCTTTTGTGTCTGGTCGTTTGGATTTGAAGCATGCAACAAGAATCCGCAGATATGTGTACAAAATCATCCCATTAGCCATAACTTGTGTAAGAGCAACTGTAAAAAGCCCATAAATGTTATTAATAGTTGTGTTGGCACAGACCAGAGTCAGCAAAGATGGGTTATCACAGTAGGGATGTGTAATTTCAGATCGACAGCGGGGTAAACgcaaaagcaggaaaaaaagcaCACCTATTAAAACTATACAACATATCCACACAACTGTGATTATTCTCATAATATGAGCATTTGTCATTATTGTGTTGTATTTCAAAGGCAAACATATGGCAATATATCTATCATATGCCATAGCACACAGAATGGTCACTGCACCTGTTGCATAGATGTGGAGAAAGAAAGCTTGGGCAACACAAGCTGAGTACTGCATTGTCTTGCTGTTTGTCAGTAAGTCTTTAATGAGCTGTGAGAAGAGGGCTGAGGAGCCTATGAGGTCGTTGATAGGAAGGTTCAGCAGAATTAGATACATGGGCTGATGCAAGGATTTGTTCAGTACAATGGTGAGGATTAGAATAAGGTTGCAGAAAAGTATGATCATGTAGCTCAGAGTTGCGAAAAGAAATGCAGGGAAGACTTCTTCAGAGGAGAGATTAAAGCGATTCAGCACTAAAACATATGATGTGTTGTACAGGTtgtccatttttatgtttttcctccctagaaaatttaaaaaaagtcattattaAATGGCATAACTATGTCATACACAACATTCATTTAGCAAGAATATGGAGGAATTATCAAAACAGAAATGCATACAGAGATAATGTTGTAAAAACTGTGCCAAGGACAGAACTTACCAAATCAAAGCCTGGATACTTCCACACAAGTCCAAAATGCATTTCAGTTAAACATTACCTATAGTCTAGGATTCACAGCTTTGCACTGAAACtccagaaacaaataaaagcttATGACAGGCAGAAAAAAGTAGATTCATTCACTTGCTGAACTAAAAGAGAAACATGATATGGATCATCACAACCCAGTACTGGAAATACTGGCAATGACCACCTGATTCAGAAGGATAGCAGCTTTATAGGAGGGATATTTTGCTGAACACCGGAAAACTCCCTGGAGTCTTTTTGTTTACCATGAAGTGTATCTACAGATTGTTAAGAAAATGACTTGAGCACTGGCTTACAATAGTTTTGGAAGAATAATTAACGAATAAGCTACCCTACCACCACCCAcattaacataaaacaaaagtaaaatgattgagttaaaacagaaacaggactttcttttgttaaaaaaaaaacactttagtccatccatccatccatcttcatccgcttatctggtatcggggcacgggggcagcagctacaGCAAgagaccccaaactttcctttcccgagccacatcaaccagcaccgactgggggatcccaaggcgttcccaggccaggttggagatatagtCTCTCCAtccagtcctgggtcttccacgaggtctcctcccagctggacttgcctggaacacctccctagggagacgtccaggaggcatcctcaccagatgccccAACCACCTCAACttgctcctttcgacgcaaaggagcagcgacTCTACTCCAAGCTCCTTACGGGTGACTTAACTTCTCACCCTATCTGGGAgacgccaccccccccccccctcccctcctgaggaaactcATTTTGGCCACTTGTACCTTGGATCTCGTTTTCTTCAGTCATGACCCAGCCATGACCATCATGACCATAGGGGAGGGTAGGAatgaaaactgaccggtagatcgagagctttgccttatGGCTCAAACAAGACCCCTAGGCATTTAAATTCCTTCACTTGGGgcaaggactcattccctaactggagaaggcactccatcggtttcctgctgagaaccatggcctcagatttagaggtgctgatcctcatcccagccgcttcacactcggctgcgaaccgatccaatGAGTgttgaaggtcacaggccgatgatgccatcaggaccacgtcatctgcaaaaagcaacgctgagatccccagcccactgaactgcaatccctccccaccccgactacgcctcaatatcctgtccataaatactacaaacaggattggtgacaaagcgcagccttGGCAGAGGCCAACcatcacctggaacgagtctgaCCTACTGCCGGACACAGCTCtagctttggtcatacagagattggatggccctgagaagggacccccctcaccccatactcctaCATCTCCCACAGTATCTTGATACCCTAGTTTCCAACCTAGGATGATGGAGGCATCATCCATACAGGCATGGTAGACAACAAACCTGGCTTTGGTTTCCACGCAGTATGGCCGTTTTTGCTGGCCAGACAGCAGGACAAAGAGGCCTGCTAGAGGAAAGGTTTTAAAAATAGATAGGGACATTTCTCAACTGCTTTCTACTTTTACATTGTAAGGAGACTAAAATGACTGCCCATTTTCTGTTACAATGAAAAACTAATTCATGTCCTTGTAAATGTTTCCATTGTGGCATACAATGGAAACAGTTGAAACACAATGGAAAATGATATCATTATCATTTCAACATGACATCAAGACTTTGCATAAACATACATAccaactttcttaagccaagtggcatGTTGTCTACATTTTGAGCGCTCCGCGTGTATGCTCTATACAGCAaacgtaaacatacacgccacttggcGTGTTATCGCCACTTTGTGTGTCATCGTGAATGTGACACGCGGTTGGGTTTatgaaaagaagaacggggttggcatttgtaaaaaaagaaagcagtggttgagtttaggaaacttgacacgcgggacacaaaGAAAACCCGTGGGACACGATCCTtggtttcctgggtgaaagtcctgtgttccCATcaaccaccccaaccaacctctcTACGATTTtcgccctttcatactactAGCTAGGGTGTAAATTCCCACATaatcgcaaggtaatgtaagtcaatggagacCAAATGGCGTTCatatacacgctaaaaagcaAGTATGTGTCTTGGCAACACACCAATAATGGCATATGAATTGGCATGTCATGCATACGCCAATTCAAAATGGCAATCAGTCTGATCATTTTGGTGCTCTCTACCATAATGAGAATCCAAAAAACCGGCAACTTCAGTGAAAGAGGAGAGGGTTAAAGTTCTGTCAATGGGTCTCCTGCATCTAATGTTGCCATGCTATCTTTGGACTGGCTCTAGCTAAGTTAGAAGAGGTTGACTCGCAGCACCACAACATCCATGTGTGTTTCTTTCCACTTGGCAAACAAACCGGATGTGACATGGAGGCGtggcaatttttttaatttaaagtttgAAATTGTGACTTGATTTCAGttaattttgaattaaaattgaaatCGTGACACCCTTAGTTCTGGAGTGAAACTCTTGTGACTGTGACTTTCATTTCCTCCTTGTTCATCAAATTACCCCTGCAGATTTTCTATATTCCTGATTTTTAAAGGAATtactaataataattgtaataataataattctttgATTTGGGACTGATGATATTCACAGCAAAGACAGAGACTTTTAAACAAAGCAGAACAAGGAATGAGCTGAGGATTTTTAATAAAACGTAACTAATGGAGTGGTACAGTGTTTTGTTTCTTGACATTCAGTTGTGTTGttgcaaaatttaaaatatgataTATCTTCAAGTCATGTTAAACACAATGAAATTTAGAAACAAATTTCCTTGTATTGCAGTGTCAAGTGAATCACAAAGGCTGCACATTTACCATGTTTTAATTTCCTCATCTGTAGTCCATTTTTCAGTCCAGTTCACATATGATTGAGGCAGTGTTGAGgcatttacacattttacacacGGGCAGCTACATTGATTTCATGACAAATTGAAACATATAGAGCAGAATATAACTTTGAGcaattcaatacatttttactcCATGTAgtgtacatttacatatattttatcATATCTTCCAGAAGTTTTGAAAGGATCTGTGATTTGATTATGCACACCTGTCATTGTCCTTATCTATAATCAAAACTATTTAAACTGGCTACCTTAGGGTGAGAAATTACCTAAGCTGTTGATCTGTGATCTGGGAACTGCTGAGtgacacatacaaacatacacgtTAACATTATATAAAGAAATGTACACCATATTTATAAGACTAATAACAATCACAGAGATGTGTAACTTCTCCACAGTGAAGTAATTCATGGCATATTGTTTTTCAAATCTCTCTCAGCCTTCATTTAAGGTGGATTCTGAAATCAGAGTTAGTTTAGGCGGCATTATAAACGATACAGGTTTACCAATTCCTCCAATCATCTCTCATCAAAACAGCCCTAACCGGAAAACTGGTTACAACTTTGTTAAACCAAAGTTTCTTTTTAGAAACATTAAGATGTTCTGCTTCAGTTCTGTATTTTTCAGTCCATATATAATTGGGTCACAAAAAGGGGGAAATATTAAAATTGACACACCAAGAATCCTTCTAATGTATGGAGAAGCACTTGTAATGCGATGAGCAATGAGTGTAAAGGCTGTATTAAATTGCAAGattaagaaaacaactaaaTGTGTTCCGCAGGTTTGAAGGGCTTTTCTCCGGGCATCCGTATGATTGGTCATGACACATGTGCGCAAGATCTGTGCATATGTGTATGTTATCACTAGCAGTGGTCCACCCATAAACACAAATATAGTAGCTATTCCATAGTAGTTGTTGACGCTGGTGTCCTCACACACCAGTTTCAACAATGATGGATTGTTACAATACAAATCCACTATATTCATCCTGCAAAATTTAAACCGTGCAACCATCACACACAAAGCAAGAACCATTGAGACATTTGTAAaccatattaaaataataattctgATTACATTATGTGGACTCATGATAGCATTATACCTCAAAGGACAACATATAGCAATATATCTGTCATATGCCATGGCAGTCAAGACCAGCATGTTTCCTGTACCATACAAATGAATCAGAAATGTCTGAGTAATACATGCAGGATACGAAATCAGCCTGTCCTGTGTGACAATGCTAAAAAGAAGCTGAGGAAAAAAAGCTGTAGCACCCACAATGTCACTAATTGGCAAATTAAACAGCAAGATAAACATGGGCTTGTGTAGCTTTTTACTCACAGCAATAGTTGTTAATACACAGAGGTtgcaaaatacaataattaaaTAGGTAAGTGTGCCAAATACAAACGCTGGGTAAATATGTGAAGCAGATAAGTCCAATGGTGCCAGTGTTAGTAATTCCACAGTAGACACATTTGAATACATGCTTTACcgtctttattatgttgtagCCTCCcctattgaaaaaaaagtccctcAAAATTTAGGCCAACTGATGAAGGAGCTTCAcctgaaagaaatgtttttattaacaaGCACGTATTGAAATAAGTACTATGCATTGCGTCAAATGTACCTCTGGTTTTATACCTGTTGCAGTTTGTTATGTTGTCCTCACCTGCACTACGGagcaatgaaaaacatttttttcttttcttttattgcccTTTGTTACAAACACATAGATACCTCATGAGAATACAGAGTATAAAACATCAGCAAAACAATGACATCATGCAAAACAGCCCTGTTAGCGGCCGATTGAAAAGTTTAATCTTTTTAAAGTACTTATCTTTGCAACATAATGTATTGTATACCTATTTTAATTTCCTGTCCCCAggctatatgtatgtataaaatatacaggccaaaagtttggacacaccttctcattcaatgtgttttctttattttcatgattatttacattgtagattatcactgaaggcatcaaaattaTAAAGGagcacatgtggaattatgtacttaacaaaaaactatgaaataactgaaaacatggcttatattctagtttcttcaaagtagcctccctttgctctgattactgctttgcacactcttagCATTCTCTTGAtaagcttcaagaggtagtcacctgaaatggtttcccaacagtcttaaaggagttcccagagttgcttagcacttgttggctCTTTTGCCTTCACTttgcggtccagctcaccccaaaccatcttgattgggtttaggtccggtgactgtggaggcgcagcactccatcactctccttcttggtcaaatagcccttacataGCCTGGAGGTGtgggggtcattgtcctgttgaaaaataaatgatggtccaactaaacgcaaaccagatgggatggcatgtcgctgcaggatgctgtgttagccatgctggttcagtacgCCTTCAATTTGAAATACacccccaacagtgtcaccagcaaagcacccccataccatcacacctcctcctctaGGCTTCACGGTGGGAATCCGTTCGGTCACCTTTTCTGCATCTCACAAAGACatggcggttggaaccaaagatctcaaacttgcaCAGATTTCTACTGGTCTAATGTcaattccttgtgtttcttggcccaaacaaatctcttctgcttgttgtcTGTCCTTAGCattggtttcctagctgctatttgaccatgaaggcctgattcgcgcagtctcctcttaacagttgttctagagatgtgtctgctgctagaactctgtgtggtattcatctggtctctaatctgagctgctgttgaCTTGCAATTTCTGAgactggtgactcagatgaacttatcctcagcagcagaggtgactcttggtcttcctttcctggggcagtcctcatgtgagccagttttgttgtagtgcttcatggtttttgtgactgcaatTGGGGACACATTCAGAGTTTTCACAATTTTCCGAACTGAATGACCGTCATTTCTCAAAGTAATGAAgagccactcgtttctctttatttagctgattggttcttgccataatatgaattctaacatttgtccaatagggctgtcggctgtgtatcaacctgacttctgcacaacacaactgatggtcccaaccccattaataaggcaagaaattccactaattaaccctgacaagacacacctgtgaagtgaaaaccatttcaggtgacatggtcctcatgaagctcattgagagaacgccaagggtttgcagcgctatcaaaaaagcaaagggtgacttctttaaagaaactagactaaaacacatgttttcagttatttcacacttttttgttaaggacataattccacatgtgttcattcatggttttgatgccttcagtgataatctacagtGTCAataatcatgaaaataaaggaaacgcattgaatgcgAAGGTGTATCCAAACTTTAggcctgtactgtacatgaatGAAACATATATGTTTTTGGAATCTACACTTGTTTAATTGTTAACTTGATTAAAGTAAATTCCTTGATGATTAAAGTATATTCTCAGTAAACCAGCTCTTTTTAGGTTTGATAGAGGTACAATTGCTGTCTCCATGACAACAAGGGGTATAATGTGTGTTATACAGTCTTATATGAATGAGCTCAAAtgaagttaatttgttaacttaggTTTGGGAGCAGGGCCAGGCCTAAACACACCTCTAATCATCAGACAAACGTACATGTACCGTGCTGCACACCCAGCCTTGtgtgtctctgattgcttgacccaccctTCCTttccctccctttccctcccctTCTTCCATCCATCTTACCCCTTCGCGCTTCCTGTTCATCCCAGTGCACACCTCTCTCATATCTCAACTAGGTACTGtctgggggtctgtaaactatttgGGCGAAAACTTCTTCCAAAACAGAACTCTGAGTCTTCTCCACCAGGTCGCCATACATCCTCCCGGACCAGACATCAGACAACAGCCACAGCTATTCATCTATCTGCTCTTTCATAATGTTCCTGTTCGTAATCCTTGTTAGTGAAATGTGGGTTATATGCGTGTTTAACTGACCAACATCATGTCCTTTCTCATTATTGCATTCTGGCAGGTAGTACCACTTTGGTGGGTTGTTAAATTTAGAAGCAACTTCtaaaattattttgtaaagtTGTTTCTAAATGATCACCTCATTCTTAAACTTTCAATTTGCAACTAATGGGGCTATGCCTTATCTTGATGTAGTAATTATACATTTGCATTAACAAGCAGATGAACAGGTGTACCGTATATGTAACATATCTACCACActtactactactgctactaaaGGTTATTTAGTTGAACAAAGTCATTCTTTAAGATCTTTAGGTATGAGAAAAGGTATGTGAGAAGGCATGAATGCGAGCACAAGTGAATGTCAGTAATGTAGTAAGCAGCCCAATACttattttgtataaaaaacaaaacctgattatatgtatttagttttttctctAACTGAGTACTATtaaattcaaatgtattttgtattgttaatGTTGAGGTTATTAATCCTTTACTTGTTTTCATTAAATGATGGAACAACTTGAAATATGTTTCAGAATATTCAGGTTTATTAATGGTCCACACAGCAAGCATCAGCACATATTCCATATTGTTTGGTTTGGACTCTGCAATCCTTTGTGTGATTCCAGGTTACACAAATGAAAATGGACACTTAGCCTTGACAAGAAGCAGTGACGAGGGTTACCGTGGGTTAAGGTTATGAATAATGTGAACGCTATATACTGAGTTCACATTTGAATCAATAGCTGAGTCAAAGTTAGCTGTGCTAAGTTGGGAAATAACAGCACAGAAGCTAAGCAATGTGATGTTCCTGCTGTGGACAGCATGGTAGGCAGCGGTAACAGTAGACCAGCTGCTCCCGTGTTCTGTGAGGTGAAATACTTGTTTTTATCAATGGAGTACAGTGGATTTGATGTGAGCGATATAATTGATTCACAGTAGGTTTACCTTACAGAACATGGGAGTTGCTACCGCTGCCTTGACCGGTTAGTGAACTCTGGaagtttgtgttattgtttgaCTTTTATATCCAACCTAACATGGCATCCAGAACAGTACATTGCTTGTCAGTGTCTCCAAACATGGGGCCGTGCCGACTGCCATCCAAGTTACTGTGTTGTATTCTACTGTAATGCACCGTACTGAAGCAACGTCATCATACAGAAACCTATGTTGGGTCATGTGGGAAAAGGGCTTTGGAAAACAGCATTTTGACACTAAAACATTCTTACAAACATAGAAAATGTGACTGTTTGGATTTGAATACACTACTGGGaagctacaaaataaaacaaatgaaataaagaagGAATTGCCTTTTATGATGTAAAGTTATGTAGCTACAGTATTGTGAATGGAGTGCAAGATAAGTAAATAGAAATGTGAGAAAGAGcaaaaatatttcaacatacaatCAATTGAAGGGCATCAGGACAGGTAAAGCAACATGCTACAGTAAATGCCTGATCCATTTTCACAGTTTGTCTTGATGTGAAATGTAATATATGAAAAAGTAAGTATTATATGTTAGAGACTATTTGCCGTATGAGACTAATTATACACTATTGGACTTAAACATCAGAAAGTGCTGTACAcaccaataaaaacacacaaaaaatatgtaaataaatacaaatttccAAACTTGTAACAAAAATGACAGAGCCAAGTAATATATTTGTACAATTGCAGTTTGACCCAGTTTCATCTTATCATTATCAAATGTGAAAGCCCATCACACTTAAAACTTGACTCAACATCACTGACTGGGTGAAATATGTTCCCCCCCTTTTACAAAACTGTTTTGATTGTACTGAGGAAAAACTATATTAACAAAAATACCAGTCAATAAATACTCAAATCCAGAGTCCTTCCTGCCCTGCATTATAAACCGCATTTCCATCTAGAATTACGGTTTCCTCAACAGACAAAACACttaaaagtgatttatttaAGTTTATGCACTTGCTATTGTCTCTTTCATAGTTGACTTTGTTTACACTATCAGAAAGACTACCTAAGACAACAGATTGATTGTGATTGCAgttcaaaaagacaaaattcagtGCTGTTAACCACCTTGTGTAAAGACTTAGACagatactttattttttaaaacactcagGAGAGTTTTTCGTATTTCACTTGTATACAGCCCATATACAATTGGATTCAGAAGTGGAGGTACAATAAATATTAGCATGCCCATTATCTTTTGCAAGTCAGCTGAGACATATTTGAACCTATGAGATAAAATTGTGAAAGTTGCCACTATTTCAAATATGATTAAAATAAGCAACTGGGCAAGACACGTATTGACAGCTTTTGCCTTTGCTTTGGACCTCCTTGTAACCACACATGTGATCAGAATCTTCACATAGGAAAAAGCTTGAATAGACAAACTTATGGCTTGCATCACAGCGGTGTTAAATAATCCTACAATATTATTGACTGTTGTGTTTTCACATGTGAGCTTCAGTAGAGATGGGTTATCACAGAATACATTCAAAATCAGAGAATTGCACCTGGGAAGCCTTGTCTGTAAAGAGAACAATGATACAATCAAGACAAAGTCAAGACCCCAAACCAGAGAGATaaggcaaaaaacaaatctggGGGTCATAACAGAGCTATAGCGCAATGGCATGCAAATGGCAGCATAACGATCAAAAGACATTGCTGcaagtataaataaaattccGCCACCATACATGTGGAGCAAGAATGCTtgcaaaacacagagaggataGTAGaccttatttgtttctgtaacaAT comes from Etheostoma spectabile isolate EspeVRDwgs_2016 chromosome 3, UIUC_Espe_1.0, whole genome shotgun sequence and encodes:
- the LOC116682194 gene encoding putative gustatory receptor clone PTE03, producing MYSNVSTVELLTLAPLDLSASHIYPAFVFGTLTYLIIVFCNLCVLTTIAVSKKLHKPMFILLFNLPISDIVGATAFFPQLLFSIVTQDRLISYPACITQTFLIHLYGTGNMLVLTAMAYDRYIAICCPLRYNAIMSPHNVIRIIILIWFTNVSMVLALCVMVARFKFCRMNIVDLYCNNPSLLKLVCEDTSVNNYYGIATIFVFMGGPLLVITYTYAQILRTCVMTNHTDARRKALQTCGTHLVVFLILQFNTAFTLIAHRITSASPYIRRILGVSILIFPPFCDPIIYGLKNTELKQNILMFLKRNFGLTKL
- the LOC116682210 gene encoding olfactory receptor 52B2 → MENKSFGFRSELTLDPFVIPPGGKYPIFFLGLAIYCFAIFCNLILLTLIILKRNLHKPMYFILFSLPLNDLIGITAMLPKVISDIVTETNKVYYPLCVLQAFLLHMYGGGILFILAAMSFDRYAAICMPLRYSSVMTPRFVFCLISLVWGLDFVLIVSLFSLQTRLPRCNSLILNVFCDNPSLLKLTCENTTVNNIVGLFNTAVMQAISLSIQAFSYVKILITCVVTRRSKAKAKAVNTCLAQLLILIIFEIVATFTILSHRFKYVSADLQKIMGMLIFIVPPLLNPIVYGLYTSEIRKTLLSVLKNKVSV